From a single Apium graveolens cultivar Ventura chromosome 2, ASM990537v1, whole genome shotgun sequence genomic region:
- the LOC141708394 gene encoding PHD finger-containing protein 1-like isoform X1 codes for MPELVDTHMGKVCDTCGDIGEEGALVTCPQCKVGCEHLYCMSKFYMVAPADWCCEICKTKSTDLDSSDRGLKKVSSEDVSCSLSTKLPGDDVRGDLSTNLLHHPTEYKDRKKVCKGARANWHEKAVAKGKTKYLWTNEVRNMPSGEKKGEPTLVGLVSSKPSKSVASGHNMGRMNPKSIIQADSSYVVKSNPKFGPSKYPGQLHPTRSGNTQNNTLVQKFKELKSILTPVKEHGQTRQTSSVKEIKTSQAKKQKEMGETTSASQMSRHKQTCDIIKTDATLSPAIALTPTEVIKSTNGHLQRTVGKEPCADGQSSVSGVKLTKDAKPDNSDDVSVIFTVKEFYRKVAAEEPLPTDPASDASWMGSFILKDEETSISLQAHLTSKGLSKVEIFSKEMPKVLDFELFSYKDFLKTVFKGCDPEVKDIGLYFFPDNRTRPDVYISHLELLSENYFLRSCIDGVELLVFSSKVLHKDHPKLDKCDFLWGIYRRRHRKPKGVAEEKMVVDMDIDSEDVDMEVDMVGGEITGTVDVVVQKQSIESNTDIPPGFNPSMRGQWNSIPPIIGQVASGKQNDVPQGFTATMKIKQEVL; via the exons ATATTGCATGAGTAAGTTCTATATGGTTGCACCTGCTGATTGGTGCTGTGAGATATGCAAAACTAAAAGTACTGACCTGGATTCATCAGATCGTGGTTTAAAGAAAGTGTCATCTGAAGATGTTTCGTGTAGCCTTTCTACCAAGTTGCCAGGTGACGATGTTAGAGGTGATCTTTCTACCAATCTGCTTCATCATCCTACGGAGTATAAAGATAGGAAAAAGGTTTGTAAGGGCGCACGAGCTAATTGGCATGAAAAAGCAGTTGCAAAAGGGAAAACAAAATATCTGTGGACCAATGAAGTTCGGAATATGCCATCAGGGGAGAAGAAAGGTGAACCCACACTGGTAGGTCTGGTCTCAAGCAAGCCGTCTAAATCTGTAGCATCTGGCCATAATATGGGTCGGATGAATCCTAAAAGTATTATTCAGGCAGACTCTTCTTATGTGGTGAAAAGCAATCCTAAGTTTGGGCCTTCCAAATATCCAGGGCAATTGCACCCTACTAGATCTGGTAATACCCAGAATAACACATTAGTGCAAAAATTCAAAG AGTTGAAATCCATTTTAACTCCTGTGAAGGAACATGGTCAAACGAGGCAGACTTCATCTGTCAAGGAGATTAAAACTTCTCAAGCTAAGAAACAAAAGGAAATGGGAGAAACAACTAGCGCATCTCAGATGTCAAGGCATAAGCAAACTTGTGATATTATAA AAACAGATGCCACTCTTTCCCCTGCAATTGCCCTTACGCCGACTGAGGTCATTAAAAGTACAAATGGCCACTTACAAAGGACAGTAGGCAAGGAACCATGTGCAGATGGTCAGTCTTCTGTGTCAG GTGTTAAGCTTACTAAAGATGCTAAACCAGATAATTCAGATGATGTCAGTGTTATATTTACAGTAAAGGAGTTCTATAGGAAAGTTGCAGCTGAGGAACCTCTCCCGACTGATCCTGCTTCAGATGCTTCCTGGAT GGGAAGCTTTATATTGAAAGATGAGGAGACCAGTATCAGTCTCCAGGCTCATTTAACATCAAAAGGTCTCTCCaaggtggaaatattttccaAAGAAATGCCAAAAGTTCTTGATTTTGAGCTCTTTTCGTACAAGGATTTTTTAAAGACCGTTTTCAAGGGATGTGATCCTGAGGTCAAAGACATAGGACTGTATTTTTTTCCTGACAACAGGACCAG GCCGGACGTGTACATTTCCCACCTGGAGCTGTTATCGGAGAATTATTTTTTGAGAAGCTGCATTGATGGAGTCGAGTTGCTTGTGTTTTCTTCCAAAGTTCTGCACAAAGATCATCCCA AGCTGGACAAGTGTGACTTTTTATGGGGAATATATCGACGTCGCCATAGGAAGCCTAAAGGTGTAGCAGAGGAAAAAATGGTTGTTGACATGGATATTGATTCAGAGGATGTTGACATGGAAGTTGACATGGTAGGTGGAGAAATCACAGGAACTGTTGATGTCGTCGTTCAGAAGCAGTCAATTGAAAGCAATACTGACATTCCGCCAGGATTTAACCCATCAATGAGGGGACAGTGGAATAGCATTCCTCCAATTATTGGGCAGGTAGCAAGTGGAAAACAGAATGATGTTCCTCAAGGTTTTACTGCTACAATGAAGATAAAACAAGAAGTTCTGTAG
- the LOC141708394 gene encoding uncharacterized protein LOC141708394 isoform X2, whose protein sequence is MSKFYMVAPADWCCEICKTKSTDLDSSDRGLKKVSSEDVSCSLSTKLPGDDVRGDLSTNLLHHPTEYKDRKKVCKGARANWHEKAVAKGKTKYLWTNEVRNMPSGEKKGEPTLVGLVSSKPSKSVASGHNMGRMNPKSIIQADSSYVVKSNPKFGPSKYPGQLHPTRSGNTQNNTLVQKFKELKSILTPVKEHGQTRQTSSVKEIKTSQAKKQKEMGETTSASQMSRHKQTCDIIKTDATLSPAIALTPTEVIKSTNGHLQRTVGKEPCADGQSSVSGVKLTKDAKPDNSDDVSVIFTVKEFYRKVAAEEPLPTDPASDASWMGSFILKDEETSISLQAHLTSKGLSKVEIFSKEMPKVLDFELFSYKDFLKTVFKGCDPEVKDIGLYFFPDNRTRPDVYISHLELLSENYFLRSCIDGVELLVFSSKVLHKDHPKLDKCDFLWGIYRRRHRKPKGVAEEKMVVDMDIDSEDVDMEVDMVGGEITGTVDVVVQKQSIESNTDIPPGFNPSMRGQWNSIPPIIGQVASGKQNDVPQGFTATMKIKQEVL, encoded by the exons ATGAGTAAGTTCTATATGGTTGCACCTGCTGATTGGTGCTGTGAGATATGCAAAACTAAAAGTACTGACCTGGATTCATCAGATCGTGGTTTAAAGAAAGTGTCATCTGAAGATGTTTCGTGTAGCCTTTCTACCAAGTTGCCAGGTGACGATGTTAGAGGTGATCTTTCTACCAATCTGCTTCATCATCCTACGGAGTATAAAGATAGGAAAAAGGTTTGTAAGGGCGCACGAGCTAATTGGCATGAAAAAGCAGTTGCAAAAGGGAAAACAAAATATCTGTGGACCAATGAAGTTCGGAATATGCCATCAGGGGAGAAGAAAGGTGAACCCACACTGGTAGGTCTGGTCTCAAGCAAGCCGTCTAAATCTGTAGCATCTGGCCATAATATGGGTCGGATGAATCCTAAAAGTATTATTCAGGCAGACTCTTCTTATGTGGTGAAAAGCAATCCTAAGTTTGGGCCTTCCAAATATCCAGGGCAATTGCACCCTACTAGATCTGGTAATACCCAGAATAACACATTAGTGCAAAAATTCAAAG AGTTGAAATCCATTTTAACTCCTGTGAAGGAACATGGTCAAACGAGGCAGACTTCATCTGTCAAGGAGATTAAAACTTCTCAAGCTAAGAAACAAAAGGAAATGGGAGAAACAACTAGCGCATCTCAGATGTCAAGGCATAAGCAAACTTGTGATATTATAA AAACAGATGCCACTCTTTCCCCTGCAATTGCCCTTACGCCGACTGAGGTCATTAAAAGTACAAATGGCCACTTACAAAGGACAGTAGGCAAGGAACCATGTGCAGATGGTCAGTCTTCTGTGTCAG GTGTTAAGCTTACTAAAGATGCTAAACCAGATAATTCAGATGATGTCAGTGTTATATTTACAGTAAAGGAGTTCTATAGGAAAGTTGCAGCTGAGGAACCTCTCCCGACTGATCCTGCTTCAGATGCTTCCTGGAT GGGAAGCTTTATATTGAAAGATGAGGAGACCAGTATCAGTCTCCAGGCTCATTTAACATCAAAAGGTCTCTCCaaggtggaaatattttccaAAGAAATGCCAAAAGTTCTTGATTTTGAGCTCTTTTCGTACAAGGATTTTTTAAAGACCGTTTTCAAGGGATGTGATCCTGAGGTCAAAGACATAGGACTGTATTTTTTTCCTGACAACAGGACCAG GCCGGACGTGTACATTTCCCACCTGGAGCTGTTATCGGAGAATTATTTTTTGAGAAGCTGCATTGATGGAGTCGAGTTGCTTGTGTTTTCTTCCAAAGTTCTGCACAAAGATCATCCCA AGCTGGACAAGTGTGACTTTTTATGGGGAATATATCGACGTCGCCATAGGAAGCCTAAAGGTGTAGCAGAGGAAAAAATGGTTGTTGACATGGATATTGATTCAGAGGATGTTGACATGGAAGTTGACATGGTAGGTGGAGAAATCACAGGAACTGTTGATGTCGTCGTTCAGAAGCAGTCAATTGAAAGCAATACTGACATTCCGCCAGGATTTAACCCATCAATGAGGGGACAGTGGAATAGCATTCCTCCAATTATTGGGCAGGTAGCAAGTGGAAAACAGAATGATGTTCCTCAAGGTTTTACTGCTACAATGAAGATAAAACAAGAAGTTCTGTAG